The Candidatus Limnocylindrales bacterium sequence CCATCGATCTTTATAAGGGTTGTGTGGAATGGTAGTCGGGGAGGATGGGGTATTTCTTATTTCAAAGCAGCCTGAAACCTCTGATTTCTTAATTGAACCTGTGAAGCGTCTACTTTCATGGAAGGCATTTTCTTTGTGATATTTTTTACTCTATCTACCGTAGCCGGATGGGTTTTCAGGATCCCTCCACCCGATGCAGCCCCCTGACTTACGAGACGATTCAAGAAATCTTTAAGAGCAGAGGGATTATATCCTGCCTTGGAAAGATAAGACATGGCGGCTTCATCGGCCTGATACTCTTGAGATTGACCGTAACCGTTGACTACAAGGGTTTTAAATACATCATCGATGGCTCCCTCAAAGAGCCCCACAAGTTGCGATAAAACCTGGGGTGAATAATTCTTGGCGGTATTGGTACCTACCAGGGTAACCACCTGGGTCCAGCGGGATTTGCTGATGGCATTCACACCGTCTCGATGACTCACATGGGCTATTTCATGGGCAAGAACTGCAGCCAGCTCATCCTCACTCCGCACAGCCTGAACCATACCTTTGGTTATAAGAATAGTCCCCCCGGGACAGGCAAAGGCATTGATCTCGTCGGAGTTGAGTAGGGCAAAGTGGTAGCCCCCATAAGTAAACGGCCTGTCCGAGTTCATAACCAAAAGCTGACCGATAGAATTCACATATTCTGTAAGCTTTTTATTATCTAAAAGAGGATAAATAGAAAGAAGCCGGGCTGCTACAGCCCGACCCACATAATACTCCTCTTCTTCTGACATGGGTCTGACCGCTTTTACAGCCCCTCTCCCTAAATCTACTTTATCTTTTAACTTGAATAAATCCAGGGCATAAGCCATCTGGTAAGGTATAAAAATGGAAAGGCTCAATAAGCCTACATATAAAAGTCTGTGCATAACTCTACCTGGGTAGATTGAGTTTTCCGCCTGCAGCAAATTCCTGAATCTTATCTTCAGGAACTTTATAGCCTTCTATGCTATCAACGGCTTGATAGTTCATTCCCGGATTTTTCTTTTTATAAGCCTCCTCAACTTGAGGGTTGAAACCTTTCCCTGCCAGGGCCACCTCATCGCCGGTTACAGATTGCTTTTGTGGACCCAGGAGTTTATCCGTCAGCGAAACCGATTTTTTCTCGATCGCACTTTTATGGATACATCCCTGGAT is a genomic window containing:
- a CDS encoding M48 family metalloprotease, with translation MHRLLYVGLLSLSIFIPYQMAYALDLFKLKDKVDLGRGAVKAVRPMSEEEEYYVGRAVAARLLSIYPLLDNKKLTEYVNSIGQLLVMNSDRPFTYGGYHFALLNSDEINAFACPGGTILITKGMVQAVRSEDELAAVLAHEIAHVSHRDGVNAISKSRWTQVVTLVGTNTAKNYSPQVLSQLVGLFEGAIDDVFKTLVVNGYGQSQEYQADEAAMSYLSKAGYNPSALKDFLNRLVSQGAASGGGILKTHPATVDRVKNITKKMPSMKVDASQVQLRNQRFQAALK